Proteins from a single region of Bartonella sp. M0283:
- the glyA gene encoding serine hydroxymethyltransferase, translated as MSDQVDVAQKRFFNDDLKTTDSEIYDAIRGELSRQRNEIELIASENIVSRAVLEAQGSVLTNKYAEGYPGKRYYGGCQYVDVVENLAIERAKKLFGAAFANVQPNSGSQMNQAVFFALLKPGDTFMGLDLNSGGHLTHGSPVNMSGKWFNVVSYGVRRDDQRIDMDEVARIARENKPKLILAGGTAYSRFWDWKRFREIADEVGAYLMVDMAHIAGLVAGGVHPSPVPYAHVVTSTTHKSLRGPRGGMILTNDEAIAKKINSAVFPGIQGGPLMHVIAAKAVAFGEALRPSFKTYAQNVVKNAKTLSARLIKNGLDIVSGGTDNHLMLVDLRPKNATGKRAESALSRAHITCNKNGIPFDPEKPFVTSGVRLGTPAGTTRGFGEKEFDEIGELISEVLDGLKAANSDEGNAAVEAHVREKVQALTERFPLYPYLG; from the coding sequence ATGAGCGACCAAGTGGATGTGGCGCAAAAGCGCTTTTTTAATGACGATCTTAAAACAACTGATTCCGAAATCTATGATGCCATTCGCGGCGAACTTTCCCGTCAGCGTAATGAAATCGAGTTGATTGCATCGGAAAACATCGTATCGCGTGCTGTTCTTGAAGCGCAAGGTTCGGTTTTAACCAACAAATACGCCGAAGGTTATCCGGGTAAACGTTATTACGGCGGTTGCCAATATGTAGATGTGGTTGAAAATCTTGCAATTGAACGCGCAAAGAAACTGTTCGGAGCTGCTTTTGCAAATGTGCAGCCCAATTCCGGTAGCCAGATGAATCAGGCGGTATTTTTCGCCCTTTTGAAGCCCGGTGATACATTTATGGGACTTGACCTCAATTCCGGTGGGCATTTGACCCATGGGTCGCCGGTTAATATGTCCGGTAAATGGTTTAATGTGGTATCTTATGGCGTACGCAGAGATGACCAAAGAATAGATATGGACGAAGTCGCTCGTATTGCTCGAGAAAACAAGCCAAAACTTATACTTGCCGGTGGTACTGCCTATTCGCGCTTTTGGGACTGGAAACGGTTTCGCGAAATTGCTGACGAAGTGGGTGCATATCTTATGGTGGATATGGCGCACATAGCCGGCCTTGTTGCCGGAGGTGTCCATCCGTCACCTGTTCCTTATGCCCATGTTGTCACGTCGACGACACATAAATCGCTTCGCGGACCGCGCGGTGGTATGATTTTGACGAATGATGAAGCAATTGCAAAAAAAATCAATTCGGCTGTTTTCCCGGGTATTCAGGGTGGACCGCTTATGCATGTCATTGCCGCAAAAGCTGTTGCATTCGGCGAGGCTCTGCGTCCGTCGTTCAAAACTTATGCCCAGAATGTTGTTAAAAATGCGAAAACCTTATCGGCACGCCTCATTAAAAATGGTCTTGATATTGTATCCGGCGGCACCGATAACCATTTGATGCTGGTTGATTTGAGACCAAAAAATGCAACCGGGAAACGGGCAGAAAGTGCGTTGAGCCGCGCTCATATTACCTGCAACAAAAACGGAATTCCTTTCGATCCGGAAAAACCGTTCGTTACATCAGGTGTGCGGCTTGGTACACCGGCAGGAACAACACGTGGCTTTGGCGAAAAAGAATTCGATGAAATTGGCGAGTTGATTTCCGAAGTTCTTGATGGCTTGAAAGCCGCAAATTCGGATGAAGGGAATGCTGCTGTAGAAGCACATGTACGTGAAAAAGTTCAGGCATTGACCGAACGTTTCCCGCTATATCCCTATCTTGGCTGA
- a CDS encoding murein L,D-transpeptidase, whose amino-acid sequence MTNKNMTSVKNPSIGRRFFLKSLATVTALSYAPVLAKANNALFAQSGRARWDDQFDAGPAGSTKVASNQPVLSFATVEDTQKAITQYEGIVSRGGWQRVPTEQGKLQIGVTHPAVTALRQRLAASGDLQSGVGMSSSFDTYVDAAVKRFQARHGLPADGVTGEATYKSMNVDAQTRLNQLHINVERLKTKVEMTAQEQRFVMVNIPAAQIEAVENGVVAQRHTAVVGKIDRQTPLLDSKISQIILNPFWTVPKSIIRKDIIPLMQKNPSYLSDNSIHIFNNRGEEVPPESIDWHSDEAVGMMFRQDPGKINAMSSTKINFANPYSVYMHDTPIQTLFNSLMRFDSSGCIRIQNIRDLNVWILKNTPGWDRQRMEAVIASRQNTPINIPDPIPLHFVYISAWSTGEGVVQFRDDIYHMDGSSQLALDTAG is encoded by the coding sequence ATGACAAATAAAAACATGACATCTGTCAAAAATCCTTCAATAGGCCGCAGGTTCTTTTTAAAATCTTTAGCAACTGTAACGGCTCTGTCATATGCTCCCGTTCTTGCCAAAGCAAACAACGCATTGTTTGCCCAATCGGGGCGGGCCCGTTGGGATGACCAGTTTGATGCGGGGCCTGCAGGAAGTACCAAAGTTGCTTCCAATCAGCCTGTATTAAGCTTTGCAACTGTTGAAGACACTCAAAAGGCGATTACGCAATATGAGGGTATTGTCAGTCGCGGCGGTTGGCAAAGAGTTCCGACAGAACAGGGTAAATTGCAAATTGGTGTAACACATCCGGCAGTAACCGCATTGCGGCAAAGACTTGCAGCGTCGGGAGATCTTCAAAGCGGTGTGGGGATGTCTTCATCTTTCGACACCTATGTCGATGCCGCTGTAAAACGCTTTCAGGCTCGTCATGGATTGCCAGCCGATGGTGTAACAGGCGAGGCAACCTATAAATCGATGAATGTCGATGCCCAGACGCGCCTCAATCAACTTCACATCAATGTCGAGCGGTTGAAGACGAAAGTCGAAATGACAGCTCAGGAACAGCGCTTTGTAATGGTTAATATACCGGCTGCGCAAATTGAAGCTGTGGAAAATGGTGTGGTTGCGCAAAGACATACAGCTGTTGTCGGTAAAATTGATCGCCAAACCCCGTTACTGGATTCAAAAATCAGTCAGATCATCCTCAATCCGTTCTGGACAGTACCGAAGTCGATTATCCGTAAAGATATTATTCCTCTGATGCAAAAAAATCCGTCTTATCTTTCGGACAACAGCATCCATATCTTTAATAATCGAGGCGAGGAAGTACCCCCCGAAAGCATCGATTGGCATAGTGACGAGGCTGTCGGTATGATGTTCCGGCAAGATCCGGGCAAAATTAACGCAATGTCATCAACAAAGATTAATTTTGCCAATCCATATTCGGTCTATATGCATGACACGCCCATTCAAACACTGTTCAATAGCTTGATGCGTTTTGATTCATCAGGCTGTATCCGTATTCAGAACATTCGCGATCTCAATGTGTGGATTTTGAAGAATACGCCCGGGTGGGACAGGCAACGTATGGAAGCGGTGATTGCCTCCCGACAAAATACACCGATTAATATTCCCGATCCCATACCGCTTCATTTTGTCTATATTTCCGCTTGGTCAACGGGAGAGGGGGTTGTCCAATTCCGTGACGATATTTATCACATGGATGGCTCCTCGCAATTGGCTCTTGATACGGCCGGTTGA
- a CDS encoding outer membrane protein assembly factor BamE, with protein sequence MEMSLFYTVRITTRAKRGLIIGLMAATTITLGGCKSHDFLNTSQTYNEGYVLDESALASVPVGSSRDQVLLALGSPSMTAMYDNEVFYYISQTRYRGAQFMKPKIVDRKILAIYFNKNGQVERIANYGLEDGKVFDSISKTTPTGGHDQSFLSQLIKGSKGVPQLPTNGR encoded by the coding sequence ATGGAGATGTCATTGTTTTACACGGTTCGCATTACAACCCGAGCTAAGCGTGGGTTAATCATCGGTTTAATGGCTGCTACAACAATTACGCTCGGCGGCTGTAAGTCACATGATTTTCTCAACACAAGCCAGACCTATAACGAAGGCTATGTTCTTGACGAATCGGCACTTGCTTCTGTTCCTGTCGGTTCAAGTCGTGATCAGGTTTTGCTTGCACTTGGCTCGCCTTCGATGACAGCAATGTATGACAATGAGGTATTTTATTATATCTCCCAAACGCGTTATCGCGGTGCGCAATTTATGAAGCCGAAAATTGTCGATCGTAAAATTCTGGCTATTTACTTCAACAAAAATGGACAGGTTGAACGGATTGCCAATTACGGTCTGGAAGATGGTAAAGTTTTCGATAGCATTTCGAAGACAACCCCGACCGGTGGTCATGACCAATCATTCCTGTCACAGTTGATCAAAGGTTCGAAGGGCGTTCCCCAGTTACCTACCAATGGCCGTTGA
- the argC gene encoding N-acetyl-gamma-glutamyl-phosphate reductase — protein sequence MQTKVFIDGEHGTTGLQIRKRLAARDDLEILSIPLEDRHNEAARLERLNTADIAILCLPDKAAIDTVNSLAGNDKVRIIDSSTAHRIAPEWVYGFAELTKGQPERISSARFVANPGCYPTGALSIIRPLREAHIIGEDFPISINAVSGYTGGGKKMIAQMEDPSCDDKITANYFIYGLNLKHKHVPEIRVHGKLSHSPIFVPSVGRFPQGMIVNIPLHNSLLQKTVTTDVLRSIFKAHYHDSKLVSVANEDESSNLARLDAELLANTDKLKIFVFGDDSNGIYNISAVLDNLGKGASGAAVQNLNLMIGKS from the coding sequence ATGCAAACAAAAGTTTTTATTGACGGCGAACACGGTACAACGGGCTTGCAAATCAGGAAGCGGTTGGCCGCACGAGATGACCTCGAAATTCTGTCAATTCCGCTGGAAGACCGCCACAATGAAGCTGCGCGTTTGGAACGATTGAATACAGCCGATATTGCTATTCTCTGTCTTCCTGACAAGGCAGCGATTGACACTGTCAATAGTCTTGCAGGCAATGATAAAGTGCGCATTATCGATAGCTCTACGGCGCACCGTATTGCCCCCGAGTGGGTTTACGGTTTTGCCGAACTCACGAAAGGTCAACCGGAACGGATTAGCTCGGCACGTTTTGTTGCAAATCCGGGATGTTATCCCACCGGTGCGTTAAGCATCATTCGTCCATTAAGGGAAGCGCATATTATAGGAGAAGATTTTCCAATCTCCATTAACGCTGTTTCAGGCTATACCGGTGGTGGAAAAAAGATGATTGCACAAATGGAAGACCCAAGCTGTGACGACAAGATAACCGCAAATTATTTCATTTACGGGCTTAATCTCAAGCATAAGCATGTGCCGGAGATACGTGTTCATGGTAAACTTTCACATTCGCCGATTTTCGTACCAAGTGTCGGAAGATTTCCTCAAGGCATGATCGTCAATATTCCGCTTCATAATTCGCTTTTGCAAAAAACCGTTACAACTGATGTTTTGCGCTCTATTTTCAAAGCCCATTATCACGATAGCAAGCTCGTCAGCGTTGCGAATGAGGACGAAAGCAGCAATTTGGCGCGGCTTGACGCGGAATTGCTCGCCAATACAGACAAGTTAAAAATATTCGTATTTGGTGATGATTCTAACGGGATTTACAATATTTCAGCCGTTCTGGATAATCTCGGTAAAGGTGCTTCGGGAGCAGCGGTGCAAAATCTCAACCTAATGATCGGAAAATCATAA
- the plsX gene encoding phosphate acyltransferase PlsX: MIRISVDAMGGDFGPEITIAGAAIAQKRFPEIRFIFYGVASAVEPVLKRYPELGSCSTFIATETYTRMDEKPSQALRNGRGKSSMWKAIEAVKNGEADACVSAGNTGALMAMSYFCLRMMEEADRPGIAGVWPTLRGESLVLDIGATIGASSDQLVDLAVMGAGMFRALYNVARPTVGLLNIGVEEVKGLDEIKQAGMMLREIGLDGLEYKGFVEGNDIGKGTVDVVVTEGFSGNIALKAAEGTARQMAQILREAMSSSWLTKLGYLLSISAFRQLKQKMDPGRVNGGVLLGLNGVVIKSHGGTDADGFASALRVGYEMVNNKLLEKIAADLRHFHDKKPELLNHGDHAGHDTEHV, from the coding sequence GTGATCAGAATTTCTGTGGATGCAATGGGCGGCGATTTTGGCCCTGAGATCACAATTGCCGGTGCAGCAATTGCGCAGAAACGTTTTCCTGAAATACGTTTTATTTTTTATGGCGTTGCGAGTGCAGTTGAACCGGTTTTGAAGCGTTATCCGGAACTTGGTTCCTGTTCAACATTCATTGCGACCGAAACCTATACCCGTATGGACGAAAAGCCTAGTCAGGCATTGCGAAACGGGCGCGGCAAGTCATCAATGTGGAAAGCGATCGAAGCGGTGAAAAATGGTGAAGCCGATGCCTGTGTATCAGCCGGTAACACCGGTGCATTGATGGCAATGTCATATTTTTGTTTGAGAATGATGGAAGAAGCCGACCGTCCCGGCATTGCGGGAGTTTGGCCGACATTGCGTGGCGAAAGTCTTGTGCTTGATATTGGCGCAACCATTGGCGCCTCATCGGATCAACTTGTCGATCTGGCGGTCATGGGAGCGGGTATGTTTCGTGCTCTTTATAATGTCGCACGTCCGACAGTCGGTCTCCTTAATATTGGAGTGGAGGAAGTCAAAGGACTTGATGAAATCAAGCAGGCAGGCATGATGCTGCGTGAAATCGGGCTCGACGGACTGGAATATAAAGGCTTCGTAGAAGGCAATGATATTGGAAAAGGTACTGTCGATGTTGTGGTTACCGAAGGATTTTCGGGTAATATCGCATTGAAAGCAGCCGAAGGAACAGCGAGACAAATGGCGCAAATATTGCGTGAAGCAATGTCCAGCTCATGGCTAACAAAACTCGGTTACCTTCTATCAATCAGTGCTTTCCGTCAGCTCAAGCAAAAAATGGATCCCGGACGTGTAAACGGTGGCGTCTTACTCGGTTTGAATGGTGTTGTTATTAAAAGTCATGGTGGAACCGACGCGGATGGGTTTGCTTCTGCTTTACGTGTAGGCTATGAAATGGTTAACAATAAACTTCTCGAGAAAATCGCAGCGGATTTGAGGCATTTTCACGATAAAAAACCCGAGCTTCTCAATCATGGTGACCATGCGGGCCATGATACGGAGCATGTATAA
- a CDS encoding 6,7-dimethyl-8-ribityllumazine synthase, whose translation MTKKNLKKAHILIVEARFYDEISDALLKGATETLKAAGADFDVVTVPGALEIPAAIAFAEKGEKNYDGYVALGCVIRGETYHFEIVSNESCRGIADLTVRKRLAIGNGIITVENEKQAWARALPDKKNKGGFAADAALHMIALKHKFGVNH comes from the coding sequence ATGACAAAGAAGAACTTGAAAAAGGCTCACATATTAATTGTGGAAGCTCGTTTTTATGATGAAATTTCCGATGCATTGTTGAAAGGTGCAACGGAAACGCTCAAAGCAGCGGGAGCAGATTTTGATGTTGTAACTGTTCCGGGAGCCTTGGAAATTCCGGCAGCCATTGCCTTTGCGGAAAAGGGCGAAAAAAACTATGATGGTTATGTCGCATTGGGGTGTGTCATCAGAGGGGAAACATATCATTTTGAAATTGTTTCCAACGAATCATGCCGTGGCATTGCCGATTTGACTGTACGCAAGCGTTTGGCTATCGGCAACGGCATCATCACAGTCGAAAATGAAAAACAGGCTTGGGCACGTGCTCTGCCTGATAAAAAGAATAAAGGCGGTTTTGCCGCCGATGCAGCGCTACATATGATCGCGCTGAAACATAAGTTCGGAGTAAATCATTGA
- the nusB gene encoding transcription antitermination factor NusB produces the protein MPRRANKRGAARLAAVQALYQMDVAGTGILEITSEYETYRLGQEVDGEQYLEADPQWFRAIIAGVVEEQRQLDPMIRQHLPEDWPLSRIDSTLRAILRAGAWEIKNRKDVPIAVAINEYVDIAKAFFSGEEPRMVNAVLDRMAKELRHK, from the coding sequence ATGCCGCGCCGCGCGAACAAACGCGGCGCTGCACGTTTGGCTGCTGTTCAGGCGCTCTATCAGATGGATGTTGCCGGAACAGGTATTTTGGAAATTACATCGGAATATGAGACTTATCGCTTGGGACAAGAAGTTGATGGCGAGCAATATCTTGAGGCTGATCCGCAATGGTTTCGTGCCATCATAGCAGGGGTGGTGGAGGAACAACGTCAGCTTGACCCAATGATTCGTCAACATTTGCCAGAGGATTGGCCGCTATCGCGTATTGATTCTACACTACGTGCCATATTAAGGGCAGGGGCGTGGGAAATCAAAAATCGTAAAGATGTTCCGATTGCTGTTGCAATAAATGAATATGTCGACATTGCCAAAGCTTTCTTTTCCGGAGAAGAGCCGCGAATGGTCAATGCGGTTCTGGACCGCATGGCAAAAGAATTGAGACACAAATAG
- a CDS encoding DUF6163 family protein, whose product MDNQLRQVAKPSLVLSSYSIFLHCLAFVALLFSVFYWIRLVGVFPGTLWRIDRMPWLWQVLTVILSVVYPIAALGLWMGSLWGIILWFFAALTESLAFTVYSSSFIFFPSLAVFHFLVALLFVMFRVCLFLKKKKKII is encoded by the coding sequence ATGGATAACCAGTTACGCCAAGTAGCTAAACCAAGTCTGGTATTATCATCTTATTCCATTTTTTTGCATTGTCTGGCTTTTGTTGCTCTCCTATTTTCCGTTTTTTACTGGATACGCTTGGTCGGCGTATTTCCCGGCACACTATGGCGAATTGATCGCATGCCCTGGCTTTGGCAGGTGCTGACAGTTATTCTGTCGGTTGTCTATCCAATTGCAGCTCTCGGACTGTGGATGGGTTCTCTTTGGGGTATAATCTTGTGGTTTTTTGCAGCCTTGACTGAATCTCTTGCATTTACTGTCTATAGCTCAAGCTTTATTTTTTTCCCCTCGCTTGCAGTATTCCATTTTTTGGTCGCTTTGCTATTTGTTATGTTTCGGGTTTGCCTGTTTCTCAAAAAGAAGAAAAAGATAATCTAG
- a CDS encoding riboflavin synthase, translating to MFTGIVTDIGELAEKEPLNEGLRIKILTHYDIDTIDIGASIACSGICLTVVEKSRSGANKNSFTVEAWEEALRLTNISRWKIGGHINLERSLKLGDEMGGHLVSGHVDGLAEIMEIKEEGDARRFQLKAPQEFSPFIARKGSVALDGTSLTINSVDGDLFDILIIRHTLEVTTWGERKKGDCVNLEIDQLARYAARLSEFRH from the coding sequence ATGTTTACCGGAATAGTAACGGATATTGGCGAGCTAGCCGAAAAAGAACCTTTAAACGAAGGCTTACGGATAAAAATCCTCACTCATTACGATATAGATACAATCGATATTGGTGCGTCGATTGCCTGTTCCGGTATCTGTCTGACGGTTGTTGAAAAATCCCGTTCGGGCGCAAACAAAAACAGTTTTACTGTGGAAGCTTGGGAAGAAGCATTACGTCTTACGAATATTTCCAGATGGAAAATTGGTGGACATATCAATCTTGAGAGGTCTTTGAAACTGGGCGATGAAATGGGAGGTCATCTTGTTTCCGGTCATGTTGACGGTTTGGCCGAGATAATGGAGATAAAAGAAGAAGGAGATGCAAGGCGTTTTCAATTGAAAGCTCCGCAGGAATTTTCTCCTTTTATTGCGCGCAAAGGTTCTGTCGCATTGGATGGTACGTCGCTTACAATAAATTCGGTCGACGGCGATTTGTTTGACATATTGATCATACGTCATACTCTGGAAGTGACAACGTGGGGGGAGCGCAAGAAGGGCGATTGCGTCAATCTTGAAATAGATCAATTGGCTCGATATGCTGCGCGATTATCGGAATTCCGCCACTAG
- a CDS encoding DUF177 domain-containing protein, with product MDDNDQTHNNDHHVMSFAIHYPVNVRSLPVKGIRIKIDADEKERLKLVENHGLLEVKSFHADVHISPWKKRGVRVKGKFEAEIVQACVVTLEPLPKHIEEEVESVFIPDDSKLVKYQERDNTSEVFVDAEGPDTPEVFHGDSIDIGAFLEEFFELSIDPYPRKEGVDGNYIEDMEKDKTEPSPFAILKQLK from the coding sequence ATGGATGATAATGACCAAACACACAATAATGACCATCACGTCATGAGCTTTGCCATTCACTATCCTGTCAATGTCCGTTCGCTACCGGTGAAAGGAATCCGCATCAAGATTGATGCAGATGAAAAAGAGCGGCTGAAGCTTGTGGAAAACCATGGCTTGCTGGAGGTAAAATCGTTTCACGCCGATGTTCACATTTCTCCTTGGAAGAAACGCGGCGTTCGTGTCAAAGGCAAGTTTGAGGCTGAAATAGTTCAGGCTTGTGTCGTCACACTCGAACCTCTTCCAAAACATATAGAAGAAGAGGTGGAGTCGGTTTTTATCCCCGACGATTCCAAGCTTGTCAAATATCAAGAGCGCGATAATACAAGTGAAGTTTTTGTAGATGCTGAAGGTCCTGACACGCCTGAAGTATTTCATGGTGATTCAATTGATATCGGCGCTTTTCTTGAAGAATTCTTCGAATTATCGATTGATCCTTATCCACGTAAAGAAGGCGTGGACGGAAACTATATTGAAGATATGGAAAAAGACAAAACAGAACCTTCACCTTTTGCCATTTTAAAACAACTGAAATAG
- the nrdR gene encoding transcriptional regulator NrdR: MRCPYCQSEDTQVKDSRPAEDGSVIRRRRICPVCGGRFTTFERVQLRELMVTKKSGRHVPFDRDKLMRSVEVALRKRNVDPERVERAISGIVRQLESSGEPEISSEQIGRLVMEALKGIDDIAYIRFASVYRNFRNASDFHDVIDELSDRDGEKENNNNG, translated from the coding sequence ATGCGGTGTCCTTACTGTCAATCTGAAGATACACAGGTAAAGGACTCGCGTCCGGCCGAAGATGGTTCGGTTATTCGCCGTCGCCGCATATGTCCCGTATGCGGCGGCCGTTTCACGACATTCGAACGTGTCCAGTTACGTGAATTGATGGTCACCAAGAAGAGCGGCCGTCATGTTCCTTTTGACCGTGACAAACTCATGCGCTCTGTGGAAGTTGCCTTACGTAAGAGAAATGTCGATCCAGAGCGTGTCGAGAGGGCAATATCAGGTATTGTCAGACAACTTGAAAGTTCGGGAGAACCCGAAATATCATCGGAACAAATAGGGCGCCTTGTAATGGAAGCGCTGAAAGGTATCGATGATATTGCCTATATCCGTTTCGCCTCCGTTTATCGCAATTTTCGCAATGCCAGTGATTTTCACGATGTAATCGACGAATTGTCGGATCGTGACGGAGAAAAAGAAAACAACAATAATGGTTGA
- a CDS encoding COX15/CtaA family protein: MTMTAIDETVPNARQAYNRKMIKIWLYVILILCLAIVIVGGATRLTGSGLSITEWKPVHGVIPPIGEAEWQDEFEKYQQIAQYKVVNQGMTLSQFKGIFWWEWAHRLLARLVGVVALFGLIWFWATKRIEKTFLPQLIAVPVIIAIQGAIGWWMVASGLGASDLTSVSQYRLAIHLVTACIVVIFVTYVSRGLADYSDKPANRSIQKFAGWLVFMVLVQIYLGALVAGLHAGKVYNTWPLMDGQLVPEGLLADQPSWRNFFENRLTVQFVHRCFAYLLLLAALVHALKVEKLASGTTHARRAMLLLLAIVVQAIFGIITLLLEAPISWGLIHQGVALLVLVFAVAHWRATKGAYAVEKA, encoded by the coding sequence ATGACAATGACTGCAATTGATGAAACCGTGCCTAATGCCAGACAGGCGTACAATCGCAAAATGATCAAGATATGGCTTTATGTCATATTAATTCTGTGTTTGGCAATTGTCATTGTCGGGGGTGCTACACGACTTACCGGTTCGGGGTTGTCTATTACCGAATGGAAGCCGGTTCACGGGGTTATTCCGCCGATTGGCGAGGCAGAATGGCAAGATGAATTCGAGAAATATCAACAAATAGCCCAATATAAAGTTGTCAATCAGGGAATGACACTTTCACAATTCAAAGGCATTTTCTGGTGGGAGTGGGCTCACCGTTTATTGGCACGTCTTGTCGGTGTTGTTGCATTATTCGGACTCATCTGGTTTTGGGCGACCAAACGAATTGAAAAAACGTTTCTTCCGCAATTAATCGCGGTTCCTGTCATTATTGCCATTCAGGGAGCAATTGGCTGGTGGATGGTTGCGTCCGGACTCGGGGCCAGTGATTTAACAAGTGTCAGTCAATATCGTTTGGCGATTCATCTTGTTACAGCTTGTATTGTTGTCATCTTTGTCACTTATGTTTCACGCGGACTTGCCGATTATAGTGATAAGCCTGCCAACCGCAGCATACAGAAATTTGCCGGCTGGCTTGTTTTTATGGTGCTTGTGCAAATTTATCTTGGGGCTCTTGTTGCAGGTCTCCATGCAGGCAAAGTTTATAATACATGGCCGTTAATGGATGGACAATTGGTGCCGGAAGGGTTGCTCGCCGATCAGCCATCCTGGCGCAATTTTTTCGAAAATCGGTTGACAGTACAATTTGTCCATCGGTGTTTTGCTTATCTTCTGTTGTTGGCGGCGCTTGTCCATGCTTTGAAAGTCGAAAAGCTCGCATCTGGAACAACGCATGCGCGCCGTGCAATGCTGTTGCTTTTGGCCATTGTTGTTCAAGCTATTTTCGGAATCATTACGCTTTTGCTTGAGGCTCCGATCAGCTGGGGATTGATCCATCAGGGTGTTGCGCTATTGGTACTGGTATTTGCCGTTGCACATTGGCGCGCAACAAAAGGCGCTTATGCTGTAGAAAAAGCATGA
- the ribD gene encoding bifunctional diaminohydroxyphosphoribosylaminopyrimidine deaminase/5-amino-6-(5-phosphoribosylamino)uracil reductase RibD, protein MVDKIADCRFMAAAIRLASWHIGQTSENPSVGAIIVASDGYTIVGHGVTAKGGRPHAETQALAMAGENARNGTAYVTLEPCSHYGKTPPCADALVNAGIKRVVIACLDPDKRVSGRGVKILENAGIIVETGILAGKAFEGLSAYLKTRELSRPEVTLKMAISADNGIGIKGKQNVLISNELSRSVSHMMRAKNDAILIGIGTVRADNPELTCRLSGLEDRSPVRVVVDPELTIPLDCRLVATAKVVPTWVISSRNSKEKKKIELHEKGVKLFESDGSNTAITPEQILRILFENNISSVLIEGGAITAQTFLDQKAVDKVVLFRSTIKLGDDRISAPDFKKYLADFTKIEQAEFGNDNYSEWRLRPECLPE, encoded by the coding sequence ATGGTTGATAAAATTGCCGATTGTCGATTTATGGCTGCCGCTATCCGTTTGGCGAGTTGGCATATCGGGCAAACTTCGGAAAACCCTTCAGTCGGGGCGATTATAGTCGCTTCCGACGGTTATACGATCGTTGGACATGGGGTGACAGCAAAAGGTGGGCGCCCACATGCTGAAACGCAAGCCTTGGCAATGGCGGGCGAAAACGCGCGAAATGGTACAGCTTATGTCACTCTCGAACCCTGTTCACATTACGGGAAAACACCTCCATGCGCCGATGCTCTTGTAAATGCCGGTATAAAGCGTGTTGTCATTGCATGTCTTGATCCCGATAAAAGAGTGAGCGGACGCGGTGTAAAGATTTTGGAAAATGCCGGCATCATTGTTGAAACCGGTATATTGGCAGGCAAAGCTTTCGAGGGGTTGAGTGCCTATCTGAAAACAAGAGAGCTATCGCGTCCTGAAGTGACGCTGAAAATGGCGATATCGGCTGACAACGGTATCGGTATTAAAGGCAAGCAAAATGTTCTGATCAGTAATGAACTATCGCGTTCGGTAAGCCATATGATGCGAGCGAAAAACGATGCAATTCTGATTGGAATCGGAACTGTTCGAGCAGACAATCCCGAACTCACCTGTCGGTTGTCAGGTCTGGAAGACCGGTCGCCGGTGCGTGTCGTGGTTGATCCGGAACTCACGATACCTCTTGATTGCCGACTGGTGGCAACTGCAAAAGTCGTTCCGACATGGGTAATAAGCAGCAGGAATTCCAAAGAGAAAAAAAAGATAGAACTCCATGAAAAAGGAGTCAAACTTTTTGAAAGTGACGGAAGCAACACGGCCATAACGCCCGAACAAATCCTTCGCATATTGTTTGAAAATAATATTTCAAGCGTCCTGATCGAGGGAGGCGCGATAACAGCCCAGACTTTTCTTGACCAGAAGGCGGTTGACAAGGTCGTGCTCTTCCGTTCAACAATAAAGCTTGGCGATGACAGGATTTCTGCACCGGATTTCAAAAAATATCTTGCTGATTTCACAAAAATCGAACAAGCCGAATTTGGTAATGACAATTACAGTGAATGGAGGCTCCGTCCCGAATGTTTACCGGAATAG